One genomic region from Pseudoduganella lutea encodes:
- a CDS encoding catecholate siderophore receptor Fiu, with protein MTQIKSRKHPTRLQMSTVLATLLLPAAAVHAAEPQEKQMSEVVAEATKENEFKAERASSPKYTEKLVNTAQTITVIKKELFEQQNATTLTEALRNSPGVGTFFLGENGNTNTGDAIFLRGFDTSGSIHVDGVRDIGSISRDVFNIEQIDVLKGPAGTDTGRGAPTGSVNLQSKQANLENAISGSITGGSGSQKRATADINRVLNAESGIAFRLNVMAQDSESASRDVVKNKRWGVAPTIAFGLGGKTRAHLSYLHIKQDNIPDGGVPTIGLPGYTSPDSRNPNPALRREFLNNAPMVDPRGFYGHVSDHDDVKADMATVRIDHDFSPNLRLQNTSRYGKTSQQYLLTAFMMGPTSTNATTGVVTPSTLITPNPADPSTWMLRRATRTLKDQENRIVANQTAVTWDVTTGTLQHTVVGGLEFISEKQNTYARTGAGTLTETLLYTPKANITLTGLNNVRTGAGAQGSTDTQALYLFDTVKIGDKWIVNGGVRVDHYDLDYFATALTNNVFVPTVLSDSDTLTTGKLSVLYKPTANSSVYATIANSKQPPGGASFSLSTSASSAANAAFDPQETLTKEIGTKWDLVDQKLAVTAAYYITDVKNEVEADPTDATRYYQTGKKRVEGIELGVQGQITPNWMISAGYTHMKTSVEAGRLVTANAENALTYTPKDAFTSWTTYSFPFGLTVGGGVRYNGKLLRGTDGAVGTPAYAKSYWVADAMASYALTKNVDLRLNVYNLADEEYVAAINKSGYRYTPGTPRSASLTANFRF; from the coding sequence ATGACCCAGATTAAGAGTCGTAAGCACCCTACCCGTTTGCAGATGAGCACCGTGCTGGCCACGCTGCTGTTGCCGGCCGCCGCCGTGCACGCAGCCGAGCCGCAGGAAAAGCAGATGTCCGAAGTCGTTGCCGAGGCAACGAAGGAAAATGAATTCAAGGCGGAACGCGCATCGTCGCCGAAGTACACGGAAAAGCTGGTGAACACGGCCCAGACGATCACCGTGATCAAGAAGGAACTGTTCGAGCAGCAGAACGCCACCACGCTGACCGAGGCGCTGCGCAATTCGCCGGGCGTGGGCACGTTCTTCCTGGGTGAAAACGGCAACACCAATACGGGTGACGCGATCTTCCTGCGCGGCTTCGACACGTCCGGCAGCATTCACGTGGATGGCGTGCGCGACATCGGCTCGATCTCGCGCGACGTGTTCAACATTGAACAGATCGACGTGCTGAAAGGCCCGGCCGGCACCGATACGGGGCGCGGCGCACCAACCGGCTCGGTCAACCTGCAATCGAAGCAGGCCAACCTGGAAAACGCGATCTCGGGTTCGATCACCGGTGGCAGCGGCAGCCAGAAGCGCGCCACCGCCGACATCAATCGCGTGCTGAACGCCGAGAGCGGCATTGCCTTCCGCCTGAACGTGATGGCACAGGATTCGGAAAGCGCATCGCGTGACGTGGTGAAGAACAAGCGCTGGGGCGTGGCGCCGACGATCGCCTTCGGCCTGGGCGGCAAGACCCGTGCGCACCTGTCCTACCTGCACATCAAGCAGGACAACATCCCCGACGGCGGCGTGCCGACCATCGGCCTGCCCGGCTACACGAGCCCGGACAGCCGCAATCCGAACCCTGCCCTGCGCCGCGAATTCCTGAACAACGCACCGATGGTCGACCCGCGAGGCTTCTATGGCCACGTGAGCGATCACGACGACGTGAAGGCCGACATGGCCACCGTCCGCATCGACCATGATTTCTCGCCGAACCTGCGCCTGCAGAACACCTCGCGCTATGGCAAGACCAGCCAGCAATACCTGCTGACCGCGTTCATGATGGGCCCTACCAGCACGAATGCCACTACGGGCGTGGTCACGCCCTCCACCCTGATCACGCCGAACCCGGCCGATCCATCGACGTGGATGCTGCGCCGTGCCACCCGCACGCTGAAGGATCAGGAAAACCGCATCGTCGCCAACCAGACCGCGGTGACGTGGGATGTGACGACTGGCACGCTGCAGCACACCGTCGTGGGCGGCCTGGAATTCATCAGCGAAAAACAGAACACGTATGCCCGTACGGGCGCCGGCACGCTGACCGAAACGCTGCTGTATACGCCGAAGGCCAACATCACGCTTACTGGCCTGAACAACGTGCGCACCGGCGCCGGAGCCCAGGGCAGCACCGATACGCAGGCGCTGTACCTGTTCGATACCGTGAAGATCGGCGACAAGTGGATCGTCAACGGCGGCGTGCGCGTCGATCACTATGACCTCGACTACTTCGCCACCGCGCTGACCAACAACGTGTTCGTGCCGACCGTGCTGTCCGACAGCGACACGCTGACCACCGGCAAGCTGTCGGTGCTGTACAAGCCGACCGCCAACAGCAGCGTCTACGCCACCATCGCCAACTCGAAGCAGCCGCCGGGCGGCGCGTCGTTCAGCCTGTCCACGTCGGCCAGCAGTGCGGCCAATGCGGCGTTCGATCCGCAGGAAACGCTGACCAAGGAAATCGGCACCAAGTGGGACCTGGTGGACCAGAAACTGGCCGTCACCGCCGCCTACTACATCACCGACGTGAAAAACGAAGTCGAGGCCGATCCGACCGACGCCACGCGTTACTACCAGACCGGCAAGAAACGTGTCGAAGGCATCGAGCTGGGCGTGCAGGGCCAGATCACGCCGAACTGGATGATCAGTGCTGGCTACACGCACATGAAGACCAGCGTGGAAGCGGGTCGCCTGGTGACCGCCAACGCCGAGAATGCCCTGACGTACACGCCGAAGGATGCGTTCACCAGCTGGACCACGTACAGCTTCCCGTTCGGCCTGACGGTCGGGGGCGGCGTGCGCTACAACGGCAAGCTGCTGCGCGGCACCGATGGCGCCGTGGGCACCCCGGCTTACGCGAAGAGCTACTGGGTGGCCGACGCAATGGCTTCGTATGCCCTCACGAAAAACGTCGACCTGCGCCTGAACGTGTACAACCTGGCGGATGAGGAATACGTTGCCGCGATCAACAAGAGCGGCTACCGCTACACGCCGGGCACCCCGCGCTCGGCCAGCCTGACGGCGAACT
- a CDS encoding glutathione S-transferase family protein, with product MITVHHLNNSRSQRVLWLLEELGLPYQVVRYERDKRTMLAPPELKAVHPLGKSPVIVDGDCTVAESGAIIEYLLDHYDQIGLRPPVRTPEKRRWTYFLHYAEGSMMPPLLMKLIFDRVETAPAPFFVKPIARGIAQKVKANYILPQIRQHLDYLEGELGRHAWFAGDAFSAADIQMSFPLEAAASRGGLDAASHPKLAAFLERIHARPAYARALEQGGPYELLR from the coding sequence ATGATCACCGTCCATCACTTGAACAATTCCCGTTCGCAGCGCGTGCTGTGGCTGCTGGAAGAATTGGGCCTGCCCTACCAGGTCGTGCGCTACGAGCGCGACAAGCGCACGATGCTGGCGCCGCCCGAGCTGAAGGCCGTGCACCCGCTGGGCAAATCGCCGGTCATCGTGGATGGCGACTGCACCGTGGCCGAATCCGGTGCGATCATCGAATACCTGCTGGATCACTATGACCAGATCGGATTGCGGCCGCCCGTGCGCACGCCGGAAAAACGCCGCTGGACGTATTTCCTGCATTACGCGGAAGGATCGATGATGCCGCCGCTGCTGATGAAGCTGATCTTCGACCGCGTGGAAACGGCGCCGGCGCCTTTCTTCGTGAAGCCGATCGCGCGCGGCATCGCGCAGAAGGTGAAGGCCAATTACATCCTGCCGCAGATCCGCCAGCACCTCGATTACCTGGAAGGAGAACTGGGCCGGCACGCATGGTTCGCCGGCGACGCGTTCAGCGCGGCCGATATCCAGATGAGCTTTCCGCTGGAAGCGGCCGCGTCGCGCGGCGGCCTCGATGCGGCCAGTCATCCGAAGCTGGCGGCCTTCCTGGAACGCATCCATGCGCGGCCGGCCTATGCGCGCGCGCTGGAACAGGGCGGGCCTTACGAACTGCTGCGCTAG
- a CDS encoding 5'-3' exonuclease — MGRLLAIDGLNIVRRVYEASPEPDSDLKAEIALRHALNSFRTLINGHEPTHVLPAFDYGGTTWRHALYGGYRESRAPMPAPLRAALPGFYAKLETFGLRPVSLPGVEADDVIGTVVMRWLKQERGEAVVATTDKDLHCLIAHGARVWDHFKSEWHDQAWVENKWGVPAAQLPDLLALMGDATDSIPGVSKVGLKTAAKLLRTYGSLDAIMAGAGILKDTVGEALRKEREMLYLSRQLVELKTDVTVGVSWNMLAWER; from the coding sequence ATGGGACGCCTGCTAGCCATCGACGGCCTGAACATCGTGCGGCGCGTGTATGAAGCGAGCCCCGAGCCTGACTCGGACCTGAAGGCCGAGATCGCACTGCGCCATGCGCTCAACTCCTTCCGCACGCTGATCAACGGCCATGAACCCACGCACGTGCTGCCCGCCTTCGACTATGGCGGCACGACGTGGCGCCACGCGCTGTACGGTGGCTATCGCGAATCGCGCGCGCCCATGCCGGCACCGTTGCGCGCGGCATTGCCGGGCTTCTACGCAAAGCTGGAAACGTTCGGCCTGCGCCCCGTTTCGCTGCCCGGGGTGGAAGCGGACGACGTGATCGGCACCGTCGTCATGCGCTGGCTGAAACAGGAACGGGGCGAAGCCGTCGTGGCCACCACGGACAAGGACCTGCATTGCCTGATCGCCCATGGCGCCCGCGTGTGGGACCACTTCAAGAGCGAATGGCATGACCAGGCATGGGTCGAGAACAAGTGGGGCGTGCCGGCCGCCCAGCTGCCCGACCTGCTGGCGCTGATGGGCGACGCCACCGACAGCATCCCCGGCGTTTCCAAGGTGGGCCTGAAGACGGCGGCAAAGCTGCTGCGCACCTACGGCTCGCTGGACGCGATCATGGCCGGCGCCGGCATCCTGAAGGACACGGTTGGCGAGGCACTACGAAAAGAGCGGGAGATGCTGTATCTTTCCCGTCAGCTGGTGGAACTGAAGACGGACGTCACGGTGGGCGTGAGCTGGAACATGCTGGCCTGGGAGCGTTGA
- a CDS encoding response regulator, which translates to MLKAVIIDGSAVARGLLNTVLMDGGYDVVGQAHTCAAGTALLIKFNPQIVCINRDQLEQDIPGVEAMRRQWPKALIFMVSSEFDAATVQKGHAMGINGYIVKPFNAGTVLKTIRNTVIAMVKRQQKALEDAGGQAPAGEE; encoded by the coding sequence ATGCTGAAGGCAGTGATCATCGACGGCAGCGCAGTGGCGCGCGGCCTGCTCAATACGGTGCTGATGGATGGCGGCTACGACGTCGTCGGCCAGGCGCACACCTGCGCGGCCGGCACGGCGCTGCTGATCAAGTTCAACCCGCAGATCGTCTGCATCAACCGCGACCAGCTGGAGCAGGACATCCCCGGCGTCGAGGCGATGCGCCGGCAATGGCCGAAGGCGCTGATCTTCATGGTTTCCAGCGAATTCGACGCCGCCACCGTGCAAAAGGGCCACGCGATGGGCATCAACGGCTACATCGTCAAGCCATTCAACGCGGGCACCGTGCTGAAGACGATCCGCAATACCGTGATCGCGATGGTGAAGCGGCAACAGAAGGCGCTGGAGGATGCGGGCGGCCAGGCGCCGGCGGGGGAAGAATGA
- the mnmA gene encoding tRNA 2-thiouridine(34) synthase MnmA, protein MSKKKVVIGMSGGVDSSVSAWLLKEQGYEVVGLFMKNWEDDDDSEYCSTRQDWIDAASVADVVGVDIEAVNFAAEYKDRVFAEFLREYQAGRTPNPDVLCNAEIKFKAFLDHAMVLGADLIATGHYARVRHNAVTGTHELLKAVDHTKDQSYFLHRLNQAQLSKTLFPLGEIPKTEVRKIAEKLKLPNAAKKDSTGICFIGERPFREFLNRYLSYKPGPMKTPDGKTVGEHVGLSFYTLGQRKGIGIGGVKSYQKEDGSSDAWYVARKDVATNTLWVVQGHDHPWLLSPDLAADQASWIAGVPPEAGRIAAKTRYRQADVACDVAPAGTSEFALSFMDPQWAVTPGQSAVLYDGDVCLGGGIIAGPRSAG, encoded by the coding sequence ATGAGCAAGAAAAAAGTCGTGATCGGCATGTCCGGCGGCGTGGACTCTTCGGTGTCGGCATGGCTGCTGAAGGAACAGGGCTATGAAGTGGTTGGCCTGTTCATGAAGAACTGGGAAGACGACGACGATTCCGAATACTGTTCCACGCGCCAGGACTGGATCGACGCGGCCAGCGTGGCCGACGTGGTGGGCGTGGATATCGAAGCGGTGAACTTCGCCGCCGAATACAAGGACCGCGTATTCGCCGAATTCCTGCGCGAATACCAGGCCGGCCGCACGCCGAACCCGGACGTGCTGTGCAACGCCGAGATCAAGTTCAAGGCCTTCCTCGACCATGCGATGGTGCTGGGCGCCGACCTGATCGCCACCGGCCATTATGCGCGCGTGCGCCACAATGCCGTGACCGGCACGCACGAACTGCTCAAGGCCGTCGACCACACGAAGGACCAGAGCTATTTCCTGCACCGCCTGAACCAGGCGCAGTTGTCCAAGACGCTGTTCCCGCTGGGCGAGATCCCGAAGACGGAAGTGCGCAAGATCGCCGAGAAGCTCAAGCTGCCGAATGCCGCGAAAAAGGATTCGACGGGCATCTGCTTCATCGGCGAGCGGCCGTTCCGCGAATTCCTGAACCGCTACCTGTCGTACAAGCCGGGGCCGATGAAGACGCCGGACGGGAAAACCGTCGGCGAACACGTGGGGCTGTCGTTCTACACGCTGGGCCAGCGCAAGGGCATCGGCATCGGCGGCGTGAAGAGCTACCAGAAGGAAGACGGCAGCAGCGACGCGTGGTACGTGGCGCGCAAGGACGTGGCCACGAACACGCTGTGGGTGGTGCAGGGCCACGACCACCCATGGCTGCTGTCGCCGGACCTGGCCGCCGACCAGGCCAGCTGGATCGCCGGCGTGCCGCCCGAAGCGGGCCGCATCGCCGCCAAGACGCGCTACCGCCAGGCCGACGTGGCCTGCGACGTGGCGCCCGCCGGCACCAGCGAATTCGCGCTGTCGTTCATGGACCCGCAGTGGGCCGTGACGCCGGGGCAGTCGGCCGTGCTGTACGACGGCGACGTGTGCCTGGGCGGCGGCATCATCGCCGGGCCACGCTCCGCGGGTTAA
- a CDS encoding NUDIX hydrolase — MPRTWKPNVTVAAVIERDGKFLLIEEETSDGIRLNQPAGHLDPLESLEEAVVRETLEETGYDFTPTALVGMYMSRYRSARTGELVTYLRFAFCGVPGEFHPERPLDDGILRTMWLTRDEIAACRERHRSPLLMTCVDEYLAGKRAPLELLHTHVSVYEEV, encoded by the coding sequence ATGCCGCGTACCTGGAAACCCAATGTGACCGTTGCCGCCGTCATCGAGCGCGACGGCAAGTTCCTGCTGATCGAAGAAGAAACCAGCGATGGCATCCGCCTGAACCAGCCGGCCGGCCACCTCGACCCACTCGAATCGCTCGAAGAAGCCGTGGTGCGCGAAACGCTGGAGGAAACCGGCTACGACTTCACGCCGACGGCGCTGGTGGGCATGTACATGTCGCGCTACCGCTCGGCGCGCACCGGCGAACTGGTGACTTACCTGCGCTTTGCCTTCTGCGGCGTGCCGGGAGAATTTCACCCGGAGCGCCCGCTGGACGACGGCATCCTGCGCACGATGTGGCTGACGCGCGACGAAATCGCCGCGTGCCGCGAGCGTCACCGCAGCCCGCTGCTGATGACGTGCGTCGACGAATACCTGGCAGGCAAGCGCGCGCCGCTTGAACTGCTGCATACGCACGTCTCGGTCTACGAGGAAGTGTGA
- a CDS encoding Re/Si-specific NAD(P)(+) transhydrogenase subunit alpha, giving the protein MRIGIPVETRPGETRVAATPETVKKLAGKHQLIVQSGAGMAASIPDDAYAAAGATIAGAAEAYGSDIVLKVRAPDAGERAQMKAGTVLIGMLNPFDNDNIAAMATAGLSAFALEAVPRITRAQSMDVLSSQANIAGYKAVMVAANTYQRFMPMLMTAAGTVKAARVLIMGVGVAGLQAIATAKRLGAVIEASDVRPPVKEQVESLGAKFIDVPFLTDEEKEIAQGTGGYARPMPADWMRRQAELVHERAKQADIVITTALIPGRKAPVLISEDTVRAMKPGSVIVDLAVEQGGNCPLSELGRTVVKHGVHIVGEPNLACHVAADASALYARNVLDFLKLILDKEDKLVIDREDEIIKATLVAHGGDALRK; this is encoded by the coding sequence ATGAGGATAGGAATACCGGTCGAAACGCGGCCGGGCGAAACACGCGTCGCCGCAACGCCCGAAACAGTCAAGAAACTCGCGGGCAAGCACCAGCTGATTGTGCAATCCGGGGCCGGCATGGCCGCCTCCATTCCCGACGATGCCTATGCCGCCGCCGGCGCCACGATCGCCGGCGCGGCAGAAGCCTATGGCAGCGACATCGTGCTGAAGGTGCGCGCGCCGGATGCCGGGGAGCGCGCACAGATGAAGGCGGGCACGGTGCTGATCGGGATGCTCAACCCGTTCGATAACGACAACATTGCCGCGATGGCCACGGCCGGGCTGTCCGCCTTTGCGCTGGAAGCCGTGCCCCGCATCACGCGGGCGCAATCGATGGACGTGCTGTCGTCCCAGGCCAATATCGCCGGCTACAAGGCCGTGATGGTGGCCGCCAATACTTACCAGCGCTTCATGCCCATGCTGATGACGGCCGCCGGCACCGTGAAGGCGGCGCGCGTGCTGATCATGGGTGTCGGCGTGGCTGGCCTGCAGGCGATCGCCACCGCCAAGCGGCTCGGCGCCGTGATCGAGGCGTCCGACGTGCGACCGCCCGTGAAGGAGCAGGTCGAGTCGCTGGGCGCCAAGTTCATCGACGTGCCGTTCCTCACCGACGAAGAAAAGGAAATCGCCCAGGGCACGGGCGGTTATGCGCGGCCGATGCCCGCGGACTGGATGCGCCGCCAGGCGGAGCTGGTGCACGAGCGGGCGAAACAGGCCGACATCGTCATCACCACCGCGCTGATACCGGGCCGGAAGGCACCGGTGCTGATCTCGGAAGACACCGTGCGGGCCATGAAGCCGGGGTCCGTGATCGTCGACCTGGCAGTGGAGCAGGGCGGCAACTGCCCGCTTTCCGAGCTTGGCCGCACGGTGGTGAAGCACGGCGTCCACATCGTCGGCGAGCCGAACCTCGCTTGCCACGTGGCGGCCGATGCCTCGGCGCTGTATGCCCGCAATGTGCTCGATTTCCTCAAGCTGATCCTCGACAAGGAAGACAAGCTGGTCATCGACCGCGAGGACGAGATCATCAAGGCCACACTGGTGGCGCACGGCGGAGACGCATTAAGAAAGTAA
- a CDS encoding proton-translocating transhydrogenase family protein, whose amino-acid sequence MEVSHTIINLIIFVLAIYVGYHVVWNVTPALHTPLMAVTNAISAIVIVGAMLAAGLTEGLIGQVAGTVAVALAAVNVFGGFLVTRRMLEMFRKKEKKEGGK is encoded by the coding sequence GTGGAAGTGAGTCACACCATCATCAATCTCATCATCTTCGTGCTGGCCATCTATGTGGGCTATCACGTGGTCTGGAACGTGACGCCGGCGCTGCACACGCCGCTGATGGCCGTCACCAACGCCATTTCCGCCATCGTCATCGTCGGTGCCATGCTGGCCGCCGGCCTGACCGAAGGCCTCATCGGCCAGGTCGCCGGTACCGTGGCGGTGGCGCTGGCTGCCGTCAACGTGTTCGGCGGCTTCCTCGTCACGCGCCGCATGCTGGAAATGTTCAGGAAGAAGGAAAAGAAAGAGGGAGGCAAGTGA
- a CDS encoding NAD(P)(+) transhydrogenase (Re/Si-specific) subunit beta, whose product MAFISMNLVTMLYLVASVCFIQALKGLSSPASARRGNAFGMAGMAIAVVTTIALIAKLQADSASTGASGHGMGFGLVAFGVIVGGAIGAYLAKTVEMTKMPELVAAMHSLIGLAAVCIAVAAVSEPQAFGIAAPGEPLPLGNRIELFIGTFVGAITFSGSVIAFGKLAGKYKFRLFQGAPVVFAGQHVLNLVLALVMIALGLVFVFADGVAPAWTPFVVMTAIAFVLGVLIIIPIGGADMPVVVSMLNSYSGWAAAGIGFSLNNSMLIIAGSLVGSSGAILSYIMCKAMNRSFFNVILGGFGGDAAAAATGGAQVARPVKSGSADDAAFLMSNAETVIIVPGYGLAVARAQHALKELVEKLTEHGVTVKYAIHPVAGRMPGHMNVLLAEAEVPYDQVFEMEDVNGEFAQADVALILGANDVVNPAAKDPKSPIAGMPILEAYKAKTVIVNKRSMASGYAGLDNELFYMDKTMMVFGDAKKIIEEMVKAVD is encoded by the coding sequence ATGGCCTTCATCTCGATGAACCTGGTGACGATGCTGTATCTCGTTGCCTCCGTATGCTTCATCCAGGCGCTGAAGGGCCTGTCGTCGCCGGCCAGCGCGAGGCGCGGCAACGCCTTCGGCATGGCCGGCATGGCGATCGCGGTGGTGACGACGATCGCGCTGATCGCGAAATTGCAGGCCGACAGTGCCAGTACCGGCGCCAGCGGCCACGGCATGGGCTTCGGTCTCGTTGCATTCGGCGTGATCGTCGGCGGCGCCATCGGCGCCTATCTCGCGAAGACCGTCGAGATGACGAAGATGCCCGAGCTGGTGGCGGCCATGCACTCGCTGATCGGCCTTGCCGCCGTCTGCATCGCCGTGGCCGCGGTATCGGAACCGCAGGCGTTCGGCATCGCCGCGCCGGGCGAGCCGCTGCCGCTGGGGAACCGCATCGAGCTGTTCATCGGCACGTTCGTCGGCGCGATCACGTTCTCCGGTTCCGTCATCGCGTTCGGCAAGCTGGCCGGCAAGTACAAATTCCGGCTGTTCCAGGGCGCGCCCGTGGTATTCGCCGGCCAGCACGTGCTGAACCTCGTGCTGGCGCTGGTGATGATCGCGCTGGGGCTGGTATTCGTGTTCGCCGACGGGGTGGCACCGGCCTGGACGCCCTTCGTCGTCATGACCGCGATCGCCTTCGTGCTGGGCGTGCTGATCATCATTCCGATCGGCGGCGCGGACATGCCGGTGGTGGTCTCCATGCTGAACAGCTACTCCGGCTGGGCGGCCGCCGGTATCGGCTTCTCGCTGAACAACTCCATGCTGATCATCGCCGGTTCGCTCGTGGGGTCGTCGGGCGCGATCCTGTCGTACATCATGTGCAAGGCGATGAACCGCTCGTTCTTCAACGTGATCCTGGGCGGCTTTGGCGGCGACGCGGCAGCGGCGGCCACCGGCGGCGCCCAGGTCGCGCGGCCGGTGAAATCCGGCTCGGCCGACGATGCGGCGTTCCTGATGAGTAATGCCGAAACCGTGATCATCGTGCCCGGCTACGGCCTGGCCGTGGCACGCGCCCAGCACGCGCTGAAGGAACTCGTGGAAAAACTCACGGAGCACGGCGTCACCGTCAAGTATGCGATCCACCCGGTGGCGGGCCGCATGCCGGGCCACATGAACGTGCTGCTGGCCGAAGCGGAAGTGCCCTATGACCAGGTGTTCGAGATGGAAGACGTCAACGGCGAGTTCGCGCAAGCCGACGTGGCGCTGATCCTGGGCGCAAACGACGTGGTCAACCCCGCCGCCAAGGACCCGAAATCGCCGATCGCCGGCATGCCGATCCTGGAGGCCTACAAGGCCAAGACGGTCATCGTCAACAAGCGCTCGATGGCATCCGGCTACGCGGGCCTGGACAACGAGCTGTTCTACATGGACAAGACGATGATGGTGTTCGGCGACGCCAAGAAGATCATCGAAGAGATGGTCAAGGCGGTCGACTAG
- a CDS encoding glycoside hydrolase family 30 protein, which produces MAGSGSGRWLVVSLLAPLLALGTGGAVAQTVQAWVTSGDQSRLMQRGDDARFGAAGSEPTIIDVDPTRRYQQMTGFGASITDASAWLIQHRMTDSQREALLNELFGAPPAGLGLSFTRLTIGASDFSRTHYSFDDMPPGATDPDLAHFSIEPNRADVLPVTKAALAINPQLKVMASPWSAPGWMKSTDSLIQGTLKPEAFAPFAAYLSKYVAAYKAEGVPIFALTLQNEPHFEPKNYPGMRVDPGKRAAFIGGHLGPLLAKEHPGVRILDWDHNWDEPGSPAAVLRDPAANRYVAGVAWHCYGGDVRVQAALHDTWPDKETWFTECSGGGWAPGWANNLLYFTRTLVIGTTRGWAKGVLLWNLALDENGGPHLGGCDNCRGVVTIDSRTGEVTRNVEYYALAHASRFVRPGAHRVWSSSGYADLDTVAFRNTDGTLALLVTNAADAPRRFAVRLGGRAFTYALPPKSVATFAWK; this is translated from the coding sequence ATGGCAGGTTCAGGTTCGGGGCGCTGGCTGGTGGTGTCACTGCTGGCGCCGTTGCTGGCGCTGGGCACCGGTGGCGCAGTGGCGCAGACGGTGCAGGCGTGGGTCACCAGCGGCGACCAGTCGCGGCTGATGCAGCGGGGCGACGATGCGCGGTTCGGGGCCGCCGGCAGCGAGCCCACCATCATCGACGTCGACCCAACCCGCCGCTACCAGCAGATGACGGGCTTCGGCGCCTCGATCACCGATGCCTCCGCCTGGCTGATCCAGCACAGGATGACGGATTCGCAGCGTGAAGCCTTGCTCAACGAGCTGTTCGGCGCGCCGCCCGCCGGTCTGGGCCTGTCGTTCACGCGCCTGACCATCGGCGCCTCCGATTTTTCGCGCACGCACTACAGCTTCGACGACATGCCGCCCGGCGCGACCGATCCGGACCTCGCACACTTCTCGATCGAGCCGAACCGCGCGGACGTGCTGCCTGTGACGAAAGCGGCGCTGGCGATCAACCCGCAACTGAAGGTGATGGCCTCGCCCTGGAGCGCACCTGGCTGGATGAAAAGCACCGACAGCCTCATCCAGGGCACGCTGAAGCCGGAAGCGTTCGCGCCGTTCGCCGCCTACCTGTCGAAATACGTCGCCGCCTACAAGGCCGAGGGCGTGCCGATCTTCGCGCTCACGCTGCAGAACGAGCCCCACTTCGAGCCGAAGAACTATCCCGGCATGCGTGTCGATCCGGGCAAGCGCGCGGCCTTCATCGGCGGCCACCTCGGGCCGCTGCTGGCGAAGGAACATCCCGGCGTGCGCATCCTGGACTGGGACCACAACTGGGACGAACCGGGTTCGCCGGCGGCCGTGCTGCGCGATCCCGCCGCGAACCGCTACGTGGCCGGCGTGGCCTGGCACTGCTACGGCGGCGACGTGCGTGTGCAGGCCGCGCTGCACGATACCTGGCCGGACAAGGAGACGTGGTTCACCGAATGCTCCGGTGGCGGCTGGGCGCCGGGCTGGGCAAACAACCTGCTGTATTTCACGCGCACGCTGGTGATCGGCACCACGCGCGGCTGGGCGAAGGGCGTGCTGCTGTGGAACCTGGCACTGGACGAAAACGGCGGCCCGCACCTGGGCGGCTGCGACAACTGCCGGGGCGTCGTCACCATCGACTCGCGCACCGGCGAGGTCACGCGCAACGTCGAATACTACGCACTGGCCCATGCCAGCCGTTTCGTGCGGCCCGGCGCGCACCGTGTCTGGTCCAGCAGCGGCTATGCGGACCTGGACACGGTGGCTTTCCGCAATACCGACGGCACGCTGGCGCTGCTCGTCACCAATGCGGCCGATGCGCCGCGCCGTTTCGCCGTGCGCCTGGGCGGGCGTGCCTTTACCTACGCGCTGCCGCCGAAGAGCGTGGCAACCTTCGCCTGGAAGTGA